The Thiorhodovibrio litoralis genome includes a window with the following:
- a CDS encoding CreA family protein gives MKAFLSPGSLKARASLKRLTVALLLLLWLPSSAWAERVGEVSTKFKLVGPNDKIVIEVFQDPDVPGVACYLSRADTGGVSGAVGLAEDTSDSSLACRQVGPVQLPEDIANGKRDGDEVFKKRTSLLTKTMQVVRFYDAPRNTLVYLSYSDRIIEGSPKNSTSVVVIRPWPGGADKSGANSDNASQSGK, from the coding sequence ATGAAAGCTTTTCTATCACCAGGCTCTCTGAAGGCAAGAGCCTCGCTCAAGCGGCTGACCGTCGCTTTGCTGCTGTTGCTCTGGTTGCCAAGCAGCGCCTGGGCCGAGCGGGTTGGCGAGGTCAGTACCAAATTCAAGCTGGTCGGGCCGAACGACAAAATCGTCATCGAGGTATTTCAGGACCCGGACGTACCCGGGGTGGCCTGCTATCTCAGCCGCGCCGACACCGGCGGCGTTAGCGGTGCTGTCGGACTGGCGGAGGACACCTCGGATTCGTCCCTGGCCTGTCGGCAGGTCGGGCCTGTGCAGTTGCCGGAGGATATCGCCAATGGCAAGCGAGACGGGGATGAGGTGTTCAAGAAACGCACCTCGCTGCTGACCAAGACCATGCAGGTGGTGCGCTTTTACGACGCCCCGCGCAACACGCTCGTGTACCTCTCCTACAGTGATCGCATCATCGAGGGCTCCCCGAAGAACAGCACCTCCGTGGTGGTGATCCGGCCCTGGCCGGGTGGCGCGGACAAGAGTGGCGCAAACTCTGACAATGCCAGCCAGTCCGGAAAATAG
- a CDS encoding protoporphyrinogen/coproporphyrinogen oxidase — protein MNQSISSEVHPHIVIGGGISGLGAAFFASRTGTPTLVLEQNARVGGCMNTQSFDALEDFWVEAGSHSCFNSYGHLLEILEQIGALGRIQAKAKASYKLWRGGKRASILSALHPFELATSLPKLFKLDKEQLSVHEYYGQGLGRKNYRDLFGPAFRSVICQTADDYPAAALFRKKPRRKEVLRSFTMPGGLAEIPRALAARDDIEVRLGAGVSALSADADGYRIALENGETLRAARVTLAVPPDVTTRLLQQVAPAAAAATSHLGVAEIDSLLLAFKREDLKLRPIAGLISVDGAFLSAVSRDFLDHPRYRGFAFHFPGGQLAPERQVELACQALDVTADKAVGVRHERNRLPSLRQGHWELIAELDQALGAASAGRHGLAVTGNWFLGVSIEDCLTRSDSEMTRLFRSR, from the coding sequence ATGAACCAGTCAATATCATCTGAGGTCCATCCCCATATCGTCATCGGCGGCGGGATCAGCGGTCTTGGCGCGGCCTTTTTCGCATCCCGCACCGGCACGCCGACCCTGGTACTGGAGCAGAATGCGCGCGTTGGCGGCTGCATGAATACCCAGAGTTTCGATGCGCTCGAGGATTTCTGGGTCGAGGCCGGCAGTCATAGCTGTTTCAACAGCTACGGCCACTTACTCGAGATCCTGGAGCAGATCGGCGCGCTCGGGCGGATTCAGGCAAAAGCGAAGGCGAGCTACAAACTCTGGCGGGGCGGTAAGCGGGCGTCCATCCTGTCGGCTTTGCATCCGTTTGAGCTGGCGACCTCGCTGCCGAAGCTGTTTAAGCTCGACAAGGAGCAGCTGAGCGTTCACGAATATTATGGCCAGGGACTGGGGCGCAAGAATTATCGCGATTTGTTCGGCCCGGCGTTTCGCTCCGTCATCTGTCAAACAGCCGACGACTATCCTGCCGCGGCCCTGTTCCGCAAAAAGCCGCGGCGCAAAGAAGTGCTGCGCAGCTTTACCATGCCGGGCGGACTGGCCGAGATCCCGCGCGCTCTGGCCGCGCGGGATGACATCGAGGTGCGCTTGGGCGCCGGCGTCAGCGCGCTGAGTGCGGACGCCGACGGCTATCGCATCGCGCTGGAAAATGGTGAGACTTTGCGCGCCGCGCGCGTCACCCTGGCGGTGCCGCCGGATGTCACCACACGGCTGTTGCAACAGGTCGCACCGGCCGCTGCGGCGGCAACCTCGCACCTTGGCGTTGCCGAGATCGATTCGCTGCTGCTGGCGTTCAAGCGCGAGGATCTCAAGCTTCGACCCATCGCGGGTCTGATCAGCGTGGATGGGGCTTTTCTGTCCGCCGTGTCGCGGGACTTTCTCGACCACCCACGGTATCGCGGTTTTGCCTTTCATTTCCCCGGCGGCCAACTGGCACCCGAGCGCCAGGTTGAGCTGGCCTGTCAGGCGCTGGACGTAACCGCTGACAAGGCAGTCGGCGTGCGCCATGAGCGTAATCGGTTGCCCAGTCTGCGCCAGGGGCATTGGGAGTTGATCGCGGAACTGGATCAGGCGCTTGGTGCCGCCAGTGCGGGTAGGCATGGGCTCGCCGTGACCGGTAACTGGTTCCTGGGGGTGTCGATCGAGGACTGCCTGACGCGCAGCGATAGCGAAATGACGCGGCTTTTCAGGAGTAGATAA
- the thiE gene encoding thiamine phosphate synthase — translation MKAFDLGVYLVTDPQLCGARGVFDTVLAAVRGGATMVQLRHKSASDAQLIELGLALKAALSPDQAALIINDRIEVAEAIGADGLHIGQSDADPGAARARLGQQAIIGLSVETPDLARAADPALVDYLGVGPIFATTTKADHATPLGFAGLRAICDAETWLPKVAIGGLRAEHAADVIRSGARGLAVVSAICAATDAAAAAQEIRAQVDRAREARA, via the coding sequence GTGAAGGCGTTCGACCTTGGGGTTTATCTGGTCACAGACCCGCAACTGTGCGGTGCGCGCGGTGTTTTCGATACCGTCCTTGCCGCGGTTCGCGGCGGTGCGACCATGGTGCAGCTGCGCCACAAAAGCGCCAGCGACGCCCAGCTGATAGAGCTTGGCCTAGCACTCAAGGCCGCACTTAGCCCAGATCAGGCTGCGCTGATCATCAATGATCGTATTGAGGTTGCTGAGGCTATTGGCGCCGATGGTCTGCACATCGGCCAGTCCGATGCCGATCCGGGCGCGGCGCGGGCGCGGCTGGGTCAGCAGGCGATCATTGGGTTGTCGGTTGAGACGCCGGATCTTGCGCGCGCGGCCGATCCCGCGCTTGTGGATTACCTTGGCGTTGGTCCGATATTCGCGACCACGACCAAGGCGGACCACGCCACCCCGCTTGGATTCGCTGGGCTGCGCGCCATTTGCGACGCCGAAACTTGGCTCCCGAAGGTGGCTATCGGCGGTTTACGCGCCGAGCATGCCGCGGATGTCATCCGCAGCGGTGCCCGCGGGCTGGCCGTGGTTTCGGCCATCTGCGCCGCTACAGATGCGGCAGCGGCTGCGCAAGAGATTCGCGCGCAGGTTGACCGAGCGCGAGAAGCCCGCGCCTAG
- the thiM gene encoding hydroxyethylthiazole kinase, translated as MPVIHSGDALYRLRKEAPLVHNITNYVAMNPMANILLAAGCSPAMVHAPEEAAEFASIASALSINIGTLSTPWLDAMLSAAAAAKANNRPWVLDPVAVGATRFRREAAARLLELQPTVIRGNASEIIALSTSADAELAAEAKGRGVDANNLVAAASAVSVSLAKRHKAVVAVTGPMDWVTDGRRAAHIGNGHPLMPKVTALGCSLTGIIAGFLGAGCEPFEGTLAALAYYGAAGEWAAKDERWSVHGPGSFAVAFIDALAAMTPKQLDQAARIESMARTDRTNHEETL; from the coding sequence ATGCCTGTGATTCATTCCGGCGATGCCCTCTATCGCCTACGCAAAGAAGCGCCCTTGGTGCATAACATCACCAATTACGTGGCGATGAACCCGATGGCCAATATTCTTCTGGCCGCGGGCTGCTCGCCGGCCATGGTGCATGCGCCCGAGGAGGCGGCCGAATTCGCGTCCATCGCCAGTGCGCTATCAATCAATATTGGCACCCTCTCAACCCCCTGGCTAGATGCCATGCTGAGCGCCGCCGCGGCGGCCAAGGCCAATAATCGCCCCTGGGTGCTGGACCCTGTTGCAGTTGGCGCGACCCGTTTCCGCCGCGAGGCCGCGGCGCGGCTGCTCGAACTGCAGCCGACCGTCATCCGCGGCAATGCCTCGGAAATCATCGCACTCAGCACCAGCGCAGATGCCGAGCTTGCTGCTGAGGCCAAAGGGCGCGGAGTCGATGCCAACAACCTGGTTGCCGCCGCCTCAGCCGTCTCCGTCTCCCTGGCCAAGCGCCACAAGGCGGTTGTTGCAGTCACCGGGCCGATGGACTGGGTCACCGATGGCCGTCGCGCCGCGCATATCGGCAACGGCCACCCGCTGATGCCGAAAGTCACGGCACTCGGCTGCTCCCTGACCGGAATCATTGCCGGATTTCTCGGTGCAGGGTGCGAGCCTTTCGAAGGTACCCTGGCCGCGCTCGCCTACTATGGCGCCGCCGGAGAATGGGCGGCTAAAGATGAACGCTGGTCGGTACATGGCCCGGGCTCCTTTGCCGTCGCTTTCATCGATGCCCTGGCCGCCATGACACCCAAGCAGCTCGACCAGGCGGCACGGATCGAAAGCATGGCGCGAACCGATCGCACGAACCACGAGGAAACCTTGTGA